In one Melopsittacus undulatus isolate bMelUnd1 chromosome 4, bMelUnd1.mat.Z, whole genome shotgun sequence genomic region, the following are encoded:
- the PPRC1 gene encoding peroxisome proliferator-activated receptor gamma coactivator-related protein 1 isoform X3, producing the protein MQNYLDSSVISIIEDLSLSEQSKACLDAQNELSLLTAITEILDSTDDETLSPFDTIMDAELLTSPRERENSSFQKFLSLSRPSLECETSALEQSKALRPLSSSSISVVGKTDTDLAWDLVTRGLEDPKKQLCSTPWVERKGPRPWAREQPLPQRSDGEEEEEEAALSPEMDRGVKVGEFRVSGAAAALEEDEDPCIINTGDVSLSELVKSMHPYCLPTFTVCLDPETEPVAKELLSGPVLLEIVPGEGESVEIPVVLQPLAPSFPTLEPQLLGAEGGTRESIPEDQEELPGAPAQENGMEEKKEEEKLPGKDPSCTIPESTSPPEEAAPRAQRLKSSSWHRAEAPAGSKHKGSEKGRGRERARKSRKKKVEAGESEQAKPGRDCITHRLRSAGTGHPPEQPPSSRHRAACPSVQVSDFLAQQLERARKEGQMELRAQQAPRPRGRPRKAPRVSPLEGAQRELHKEPETVSVDPGKAETMVPLEKAAPSMERCPTTTCPSPADQAESSGDVQPAAGQAGGVSEAASPLLEQGVGLEPPQSQSAPETSESLPKEAKPKALSLREYRIRMLHRQPSPGSKDSNKQAASKWPSVPEPPTELAEIPCLVSPPRPTPEVPSAQKSPEKPTSPAAVPSASKASAALASAPAPATAPAPPSTPMPFVAPNVPPAAGVAPAGMPPASAGAYALYPPPVPSWPCFSPQPMGCHGLPPPPSTGSSSTFHMVPGLPPPAMAWPPPTMPPPPPFGPGGPYGPVGWPPPSYWPGIPVPPPLVPPLAYGDPSAALQGAAAFPAGSPLHRQPPATPALGGPEPLVFPAQPPTTLPSEMGTAGGLARPVTSRVSDPRRQARLAGESSLLKAAPAPASAQPLAAPSAAAAQPGRVPPAEPAQHTAGPPAVPIQPMEEPQAAPASEVPKAPPAANCCPAEVSPAAGAVGESPGTQATEEAAALGKGAMEKEPEPKAADGQELPSKISASQAVAPPPKAGPPKESSLPTKAPAARPWRHQPLLSKAQPSNSSKDIVQAFISEIGIEATDLSSLLEQFEKSEAKKEEAPVQPPEDQQPAGSSGTETQQDKKLPDSLQASELANVAGLTPPATPPHQLWKPLPAVSLLAKAKSPGSAAQEGPQKTAKLIKAKPLLPSKLQGKSMVPAPASSTPSHVCLGDHDYCIPSTARPESSSSLGTQPPAEGGSRWNVKHHRDITIKPISSLTKRTLEQPKATPPAPSTTVGPSPEPLGTACQPPLDYRTSVPSKATDGGSSPPTSVLLSPAASPCRDQGVRTSSAQPSHAAAKRSLRCYRRPRDSPSPSASGWRAGRSRASRSFSSSSDGASESSSSSSSSSSRSRSRSRSLSPPPKRWRRYRSRCSHSSSSRSSCGSCGRSRDRSSSSSSASSYSSRSTSRSQSRSPSPRRRSNRRRRYSYDAQDHYQRQRILEKERAIEERRVVFIGKIPSRMTRSELQHRFSVFGDIEECTLHFRSEGDNYGFVTYRYAEEAFAAIESGHKLRRPDEQPFDLCFGGRRQFCRRNYADLDSNREDFDPAPVKSKFDSLDFDTLLRQAQRSLRR; encoded by the exons ATGCAGAATTATCTTGACTCCTCTGTGATCTCCATCATCGAGGACCTGTCTCTGAGTGAG CAGAGCAAGGCCTGCCTGGATGCGCAGAATGAGCTGTCTCTGCTGACTGCCATCACCGAGATCCTGGATAGCACGGACGATGAGACCCTGTCCCCCTTCGACACCATCAtggatgcagagctgctgaccTCACCTCGGGAGCGGGAGAATTCCTCA tTTCAGAAGTTTCTCAGCTTGTCCCGTCCATCTCTGGAGTGTGAAACCTCTGCCCTAGAGCAGTCCAAGGCTCTCCGgcctctcagcagcagcagcatctctgtggttGGGAAG ACTGACACAGACCTGGCTTGGGACCTTGTCACTCGTGGCCTTGAGGACCCGAAGAAGCAACTCTGCAGCACCCCATGGGTGGAAAGGAAGGGGCCCCGACCCTGGGCCCGAGAGCAGCCCCTGCCGCAGCGCAGCGacggggaggaagaggaggaggaggctgcctTGAGCCCGGAGATGGACCGTGGTGTGAAGGTTGGGGAGTTCCGTGTGAGTGGGGCTGCGGCAGCACTGGAGGAGGATGAAGATCCCTGCATCATCAACACAGGCGATGTGTCCCTGAGCGAGCTGGTGAAGTCCATGCACCCATACTGCCTGCCCACCTTCACTGTGTGCCTGGACCCCGAGACTGAGCCTGTGGCCAAGGAGCTCCTGAGTGGTCCCGTCCTGCTGGAAATCGTGCCTGGTGAGGGGGAGAGCGTGGAGATCCctgtggtgctgcagcccttggCTCCCAGCTTCCCCACGCTGGAGCCCCAgctcctgggagcagaggggggcACCAGGGAGTCAATCCCAGAGGATCAAGAGGAGCTTCCAGGAGCTCCAGCCCAGGAAAATGGGatggaggagaagaaggaggaggagaaactgCCTGGGAAGGATCCATCCTGCACCATCCCAGAGAGCACATCCCCACCAGAGGAAGCAGCACCCAGAGCCCAGCGCCTCAAGAGCAGCTCCTGGCACAGAGCAGAGGCCCCAGCAGGCAGCAAACACAAGGGCTCTGAGAAGGGACGTGGCCGGGAGAGAGCAAGGAAGAGCCGCAAAAAGAAAGTGGAGGCCGGTGAGAGCGAGCAGGCCAAGCCAGGCAGGGACTGCATCACCCATCGGCTGCGCTCAGCCGGCACTGGGCACCCCCCGGAGCAGCCGCCCTCCAGCCGCCATCGTGCAGCGTGTCCCTCGGTCCAGGTCTCGGACTTCCTGGCACAGCAGCTGGAGCGAGCCCGGAAGGAGGGGCAGATGGAGCTGCGTGCCCAGCAGGCACCGCGGCCCCGGGGCAGGCCCCGGAAGGCACCGAGGGTCTCCCCACTTGAGGGAGCGCAGCGGGAGCTGCACAAGGAGCCAGAGACAGTGAGTGTGGACCCAGGGAAGGCTGAGACCATGGTGcctctggagaaggctgcaccAAGCATGGAGAGGTGTCCAACAACCACATGTCCCAGCCCAGCAGACCAGGCTGAAAGCAGTGGAGATGTGCAGCCGGCTGCTGGGCAGGCCGGTGGGGTCTCAGAAGCTgcctccccactcctggagcaaggtgtggggctggagccccCCCAGAGCCAGTCAGCACCAGAAACAAGCGAGAGCCTGCCCAAAGAAGCCAAGCCCAAGGCCCTGAGCCTGCGGGAATACCGCATCCGCATGCTGCACCGCCAGCCCAGCCCGGGCAGCAAGGACAGCAATAAGCAAGCGGCCAGCAAATGGCCCAGCGTCCCTGAGCCTCCAACAGAGCTGGCAGAGATCCCCTGCCTGGTGTCACCCCCGCGTCCCACCCCCGAGGTGCCCAGCGCTCAGAAGAGCCCAGAGAAacccaccagccctgctgctgtcccttCTGCCAGCAAAGCTTCTGCTGCTCTGGCTTCAGCTCCAGCACCCGCCACGGCTCCAGCGCCTCCATCAACACCAATGCCTTTTGTTGCACCAAATGTGCCCCCAGCTGCTGGGGTGGCCCCTGCCGGGATGCCACCAGCCTCTGCTGGTGCTTATGCCCTTTACCCCCCACCAGTGCCTTCCTGGCCCTGCTTCAGCCCACAGCCCATGGGTTGCCACGGTTTGCCCCCACCACCCAGCACTGGCTCTTCCAGCACTTTTCACATGGTGCCTGGCCTCCCGCCTCCAGCCATGGCCTGGCCCCCACCGACCATGCCACCCCCTCCGCCATTTGGTCCCGGTGGCCCCTATGGCCCCGTGGGGTGGCCACCACCATCCTACTGGCCAGGAATCCCTGTGCCACCACCGCTGGTGCCTCCCCTGGCATACGGGGACCCTTCGGCAGCcctgcagggtgctgctgccttcccGGCTGGCAGCCCCCTGCACAGGCAGCCTCCTGCCACCCCTGCGCTCGGTGGCCCAGAGCCACTGGTGTTCCCTGCCCAGCCGCCCACCACCCTGCCCAGTGAGATGGGCACTGCTGGTGGGCTGGCCAGGCCAGTGACCAGCAGGGTGTCAGACCCCAGGCGGCAGGCACGGCTGGCAGGGGAGAGCTCCCTCCTcaaggctgctccagccccagcctctgCCCAGCCCCTGGCTGCCCCATCAGCTGCCGCTGCCCAGCCTGGCAGGGTCCCTCCTGCAGAgccagcccagcacacagcaggtcCCCCAGCTGTCCCCATCCAGCCTATGGAGGAGCCCCAGGCTGCACCTGCCTCTGAGGTCCCAAAGGCTCCCCCGGCTGCTAATTGTTGCCCTGCAGAGGTGTcccctgctgctggtgctgttggGGAGTCCCCTGGTACCCAGGCCACGGAGGAGGCTGCAGCGCTGGGAAAAGGAGCAATGGAGAAAGAACCAGAGCCTAAGGCAGCtgatgggcaggagctgcccagCAAAATATCTGCCTCCCAGGCTGTAGCACCACCACCAAAAGCAGGTCCACCAAAAGAGAGCAGCCTGCCCACCAAGGCACCCGCTGCACGGCCATGGAGGCACCAGCCGCTCCTCAGCAAAGCACAgcccagcaacagcagcaaggaCATCGTGCAAGCCTTCATCAGTGAGATCG GGATTGAAGCCACTGACCTGTCCAGCCTGCTGGAGCAGTTCGAAAAGTCTGAAG CCAAGAAGGAGGAGGCTCCTGTGCAGCCCCCTGAGGACCAGCAGCCAGCTGGGAGCTCCGG cACTGAGACCCAGCAGGACAAGAAGCTCCCAGACAGCCTTCAGGCCTCTGAGCTGGCCAACGTGGCAG GCCTCACGCCACCAGCAACACCTCCCCACCAGCTGTGGAAGCCCTTGCCTGCTGTCTCgctgctggccaaggccaagTCACCCGGGTCTGCAGCCCAGGAAGGGCCACAGAAGACGGCCAAGCTGATAAAAGCCAAGCCACTGCTCCCAAGCAAGCTCCAGGGGAAGAGCATGGTGCCGGCCCCCGCCAGCTCAACCCCCAGCCATGTCTGCTTGGGGGACCATGACTActgcatccccagcacagcGCGGCcggagagcagcagcagccttggcACGCAGCCTCCTGCCGAGGGTGGCTCCCGCTGGAACGTCAAACACCACCGGGACATCACTATCAAACCCATCTCCTCCTTAACCAAACGGACGCTGGAGCAGCCCAAGGCCACCCCGccagcccccagcaccaccgTGGGGCCCAGCCCGGAGCCTCTGGGCACGGCCTGCCAACCCCCCCTGGATTATCGGACTAGCGTCCCCAGCAAGGCCACGGATGGGGGCAGCAGCCCCCCCACCTCAGTGCTCCTGTCTCCAGCTGCATCCCCCTGCCGGGACCAGGGGGTGCGGACTTCCAGTGCCCAGCCCAGCCATGCTGCTGCCAAGAGATCCCTGCGCTGCTACCGGAGACCCCGGGACTCACCCAGCCCGTCTGCCAGTGGCTGGAGGGCTGGCCGGAGCCGTGCCAGTCGCTCTTTCAGCTCCAGTTCGGATGGAGCTAGTGAGTCCTCCTCTTCGTCTTCATCCTCGTCctcccgatcccgatcccggtcACGTTCGCTCTCCCCACCACCCAAGCGATGGCGAAG GTACCGCTCAAGATGTTCCCACAGCTCCTCTTCCCGCTCCAGCTGTGGGTCATGTGGCAGGTCCCGGGACAGGTCCTCATCCTCATCGTCAGCATCCTCCTACTCATCCAGGTCCACGTCTCGTAGCCAGTCCCGCTCCCCCTCACCACGCAGGAGGAGTAACAGGCGGAGAAG ATACAGTTATGATGCACAGGACCACTACCAAAGGCAGAGGATCCTCGAGAAGGAACGTGCAATA GAGGAGCGGCGAGTTGTGTTTATTGGCAAGATCCCCAGCAGGATGACCCGGTCAGAGCTGCAGCACCGCTTCTCTGTGTTTGGGGACATCGAGGAGTGCACCCTGCACTTCCGCTCCGAGGG GGACAACTATGGCTTTGTCACCTACCGCTATGCTGAGGAAGCCTTTGCTGCCATTGAGAGTGGGCACAAACTGCGGCGCCCAGATGAGCAGCCCTTCGACCTGTGCTTTGGCGGCCGCCGGCAGTTCTGCAGGAGGAACTATGCCGACTTGG ACTCAAACCGGGAGGATTTTGACCCAGCCCCTGTCAAGAGCAAGTTTGACTCCCTGGACTTCGACACGCTGCTGCGGCAGGCACAGCGCAGCCTGCGGAGGTAG
- the PPRC1 gene encoding peroxisome proliferator-activated receptor gamma coactivator-related protein 1 isoform X2: MAAPRGGAVPTVAAAGIGGAGAVLRGLAGGGAPREPSLRSGSSPQEDDLNLTSLDAETILEAEEILGTMQNYLDSSVISIIEDLSLSEQSKACLDAQNELSLLTAITEILDSTDDETLSPFDTIMDAELLTSPRERENSSFQKFLSLSRPSLECETSALEQSKALRPLSSSSISVVGKTDTDLAWDLVTRGLEDPKKQLCSTPWVERKGPRPWAREQPLPQRSDGEEEEEEAALSPEMDRGVKVGEFRVSGAAAALEEDEDPCIINTGDVSLSELVKSMHPYCLPTFTVCLDPETEPVAKELLSGPVLLEIVPGEGESVEIPVVLQPLAPSFPTLEPQLLGAEGGTRESIPEDQEELPGAPAQENGMEEKKEEEKLPGKDPSCTIPESTSPPEEAAPRAQRLKSSSWHRAEAPAGSKHKGSEKGRGRERARKSRKKKVEAGESEQAKPGRDCITHRLRSAGTGHPPEQPPSSRHRAACPSVQVSDFLAQQLERARKEGQMELRAQQAPRPRGRPRKAPRVSPLEGAQRELHKEPETVSVDPGKAETMVPLEKAAPSMERCPTTTCPSPADQAESSGDVQPAAGQAGGVSEAASPLLEQGVGLEPPQSQSAPETSESLPKEAKPKALSLREYRIRMLHRQPSPGSKDSNKQAASKWPSVPEPPTELAEIPCLVSPPRPTPEVPSAQKSPEKPTSPAAVPSASKASAALASAPAPATAPAPPSTPMPFVAPNVPPAAGVAPAGMPPASAGAYALYPPPVPSWPCFSPQPMGCHGLPPPPSTGSSSTFHMVPGLPPPAMAWPPPTMPPPPPFGPGGPYGPVGWPPPSYWPGIPVPPPLVPPLAYGDPSAALQGAAAFPAGSPLHRQPPATPALGGPEPLVFPAQPPTTLPSEMGTAGGLARPVTSRVSDPRRQARLAGESSLLKAAPAPASAQPLAAPSAAAAQPGRVPPAEPAQHTAGPPAVPIQPMEEPQAAPASEVPKAPPAANCCPAEVSPAAGAVGESPGTQATEEAAALGKGAMEKEPEPKAADGQELPSKISASQAVAPPPKAGPPKESSLPTKAPAARPWRHQPLLSKAQPSNSSKDIVQAFISEIGIEATDLSSLLEQFEKSEAKKEEAPVQPPEDQQPAGSSGTETQQDKKLPDSLQASELANVAGLTPPATPPHQLWKPLPAVSLLAKAKSPGSAAQEGPQKTAKLIKAKPLLPSKLQGKSMVPAPASSTPSHVCLGDHDYCIPSTARPESSSSLGTQPPAEGGSRWNVKHHRDITIKPISSLTKRTLEQPKATPPAPSTTVGPSPEPLGTACQPPLDYRTSVPSKATDGGSSPPTSVLLSPAASPCRDQGVRTSSAQPSHAAAKRSLRCYRRPRDSPSPSASGWRAGRSRASRSFSSSSDGASESSSSSSSSSSRSRSRSRSLSPPPKRWRRYRSRCSHSSSSRSSCGSCGRSRDRSSSSSSASSYSSRSTSRSQSRSPSPRRRSNRRRRYSYDAQDHYQRQRILEKERAIEERRVVFIGKIPSRMTRSELQHRFSVFGDIEECTLHFRSEGDNYGFVTYRYAEEAFAAIESGHKLRRPDEQPFDLCFGGRRQFCRRNYADLDSNREDFDPAPVKSKFDSLDFDTLLRQAQRSLRR, from the exons ccgttCTCCGGGGGCTGGCGGGCGGCGGAGCCCCGCGCGAGCCGTCCCTCCGCTCCGGCAGCTCCCCGCAG GAGGATGACCTGAACTTGACATCGTTGGATGCAGAAACCATCTTGGAGGCTGAAGAGATCCTGGGGACAATGCAGAATTATCTTGACTCCTCTGTGATCTCCATCATCGAGGACCTGTCTCTGAGTGAG CAGAGCAAGGCCTGCCTGGATGCGCAGAATGAGCTGTCTCTGCTGACTGCCATCACCGAGATCCTGGATAGCACGGACGATGAGACCCTGTCCCCCTTCGACACCATCAtggatgcagagctgctgaccTCACCTCGGGAGCGGGAGAATTCCTCA tTTCAGAAGTTTCTCAGCTTGTCCCGTCCATCTCTGGAGTGTGAAACCTCTGCCCTAGAGCAGTCCAAGGCTCTCCGgcctctcagcagcagcagcatctctgtggttGGGAAG ACTGACACAGACCTGGCTTGGGACCTTGTCACTCGTGGCCTTGAGGACCCGAAGAAGCAACTCTGCAGCACCCCATGGGTGGAAAGGAAGGGGCCCCGACCCTGGGCCCGAGAGCAGCCCCTGCCGCAGCGCAGCGacggggaggaagaggaggaggaggctgcctTGAGCCCGGAGATGGACCGTGGTGTGAAGGTTGGGGAGTTCCGTGTGAGTGGGGCTGCGGCAGCACTGGAGGAGGATGAAGATCCCTGCATCATCAACACAGGCGATGTGTCCCTGAGCGAGCTGGTGAAGTCCATGCACCCATACTGCCTGCCCACCTTCACTGTGTGCCTGGACCCCGAGACTGAGCCTGTGGCCAAGGAGCTCCTGAGTGGTCCCGTCCTGCTGGAAATCGTGCCTGGTGAGGGGGAGAGCGTGGAGATCCctgtggtgctgcagcccttggCTCCCAGCTTCCCCACGCTGGAGCCCCAgctcctgggagcagaggggggcACCAGGGAGTCAATCCCAGAGGATCAAGAGGAGCTTCCAGGAGCTCCAGCCCAGGAAAATGGGatggaggagaagaaggaggaggagaaactgCCTGGGAAGGATCCATCCTGCACCATCCCAGAGAGCACATCCCCACCAGAGGAAGCAGCACCCAGAGCCCAGCGCCTCAAGAGCAGCTCCTGGCACAGAGCAGAGGCCCCAGCAGGCAGCAAACACAAGGGCTCTGAGAAGGGACGTGGCCGGGAGAGAGCAAGGAAGAGCCGCAAAAAGAAAGTGGAGGCCGGTGAGAGCGAGCAGGCCAAGCCAGGCAGGGACTGCATCACCCATCGGCTGCGCTCAGCCGGCACTGGGCACCCCCCGGAGCAGCCGCCCTCCAGCCGCCATCGTGCAGCGTGTCCCTCGGTCCAGGTCTCGGACTTCCTGGCACAGCAGCTGGAGCGAGCCCGGAAGGAGGGGCAGATGGAGCTGCGTGCCCAGCAGGCACCGCGGCCCCGGGGCAGGCCCCGGAAGGCACCGAGGGTCTCCCCACTTGAGGGAGCGCAGCGGGAGCTGCACAAGGAGCCAGAGACAGTGAGTGTGGACCCAGGGAAGGCTGAGACCATGGTGcctctggagaaggctgcaccAAGCATGGAGAGGTGTCCAACAACCACATGTCCCAGCCCAGCAGACCAGGCTGAAAGCAGTGGAGATGTGCAGCCGGCTGCTGGGCAGGCCGGTGGGGTCTCAGAAGCTgcctccccactcctggagcaaggtgtggggctggagccccCCCAGAGCCAGTCAGCACCAGAAACAAGCGAGAGCCTGCCCAAAGAAGCCAAGCCCAAGGCCCTGAGCCTGCGGGAATACCGCATCCGCATGCTGCACCGCCAGCCCAGCCCGGGCAGCAAGGACAGCAATAAGCAAGCGGCCAGCAAATGGCCCAGCGTCCCTGAGCCTCCAACAGAGCTGGCAGAGATCCCCTGCCTGGTGTCACCCCCGCGTCCCACCCCCGAGGTGCCCAGCGCTCAGAAGAGCCCAGAGAAacccaccagccctgctgctgtcccttCTGCCAGCAAAGCTTCTGCTGCTCTGGCTTCAGCTCCAGCACCCGCCACGGCTCCAGCGCCTCCATCAACACCAATGCCTTTTGTTGCACCAAATGTGCCCCCAGCTGCTGGGGTGGCCCCTGCCGGGATGCCACCAGCCTCTGCTGGTGCTTATGCCCTTTACCCCCCACCAGTGCCTTCCTGGCCCTGCTTCAGCCCACAGCCCATGGGTTGCCACGGTTTGCCCCCACCACCCAGCACTGGCTCTTCCAGCACTTTTCACATGGTGCCTGGCCTCCCGCCTCCAGCCATGGCCTGGCCCCCACCGACCATGCCACCCCCTCCGCCATTTGGTCCCGGTGGCCCCTATGGCCCCGTGGGGTGGCCACCACCATCCTACTGGCCAGGAATCCCTGTGCCACCACCGCTGGTGCCTCCCCTGGCATACGGGGACCCTTCGGCAGCcctgcagggtgctgctgccttcccGGCTGGCAGCCCCCTGCACAGGCAGCCTCCTGCCACCCCTGCGCTCGGTGGCCCAGAGCCACTGGTGTTCCCTGCCCAGCCGCCCACCACCCTGCCCAGTGAGATGGGCACTGCTGGTGGGCTGGCCAGGCCAGTGACCAGCAGGGTGTCAGACCCCAGGCGGCAGGCACGGCTGGCAGGGGAGAGCTCCCTCCTcaaggctgctccagccccagcctctgCCCAGCCCCTGGCTGCCCCATCAGCTGCCGCTGCCCAGCCTGGCAGGGTCCCTCCTGCAGAgccagcccagcacacagcaggtcCCCCAGCTGTCCCCATCCAGCCTATGGAGGAGCCCCAGGCTGCACCTGCCTCTGAGGTCCCAAAGGCTCCCCCGGCTGCTAATTGTTGCCCTGCAGAGGTGTcccctgctgctggtgctgttggGGAGTCCCCTGGTACCCAGGCCACGGAGGAGGCTGCAGCGCTGGGAAAAGGAGCAATGGAGAAAGAACCAGAGCCTAAGGCAGCtgatgggcaggagctgcccagCAAAATATCTGCCTCCCAGGCTGTAGCACCACCACCAAAAGCAGGTCCACCAAAAGAGAGCAGCCTGCCCACCAAGGCACCCGCTGCACGGCCATGGAGGCACCAGCCGCTCCTCAGCAAAGCACAgcccagcaacagcagcaaggaCATCGTGCAAGCCTTCATCAGTGAGATCG GGATTGAAGCCACTGACCTGTCCAGCCTGCTGGAGCAGTTCGAAAAGTCTGAAG CCAAGAAGGAGGAGGCTCCTGTGCAGCCCCCTGAGGACCAGCAGCCAGCTGGGAGCTCCGG cACTGAGACCCAGCAGGACAAGAAGCTCCCAGACAGCCTTCAGGCCTCTGAGCTGGCCAACGTGGCAG GCCTCACGCCACCAGCAACACCTCCCCACCAGCTGTGGAAGCCCTTGCCTGCTGTCTCgctgctggccaaggccaagTCACCCGGGTCTGCAGCCCAGGAAGGGCCACAGAAGACGGCCAAGCTGATAAAAGCCAAGCCACTGCTCCCAAGCAAGCTCCAGGGGAAGAGCATGGTGCCGGCCCCCGCCAGCTCAACCCCCAGCCATGTCTGCTTGGGGGACCATGACTActgcatccccagcacagcGCGGCcggagagcagcagcagccttggcACGCAGCCTCCTGCCGAGGGTGGCTCCCGCTGGAACGTCAAACACCACCGGGACATCACTATCAAACCCATCTCCTCCTTAACCAAACGGACGCTGGAGCAGCCCAAGGCCACCCCGccagcccccagcaccaccgTGGGGCCCAGCCCGGAGCCTCTGGGCACGGCCTGCCAACCCCCCCTGGATTATCGGACTAGCGTCCCCAGCAAGGCCACGGATGGGGGCAGCAGCCCCCCCACCTCAGTGCTCCTGTCTCCAGCTGCATCCCCCTGCCGGGACCAGGGGGTGCGGACTTCCAGTGCCCAGCCCAGCCATGCTGCTGCCAAGAGATCCCTGCGCTGCTACCGGAGACCCCGGGACTCACCCAGCCCGTCTGCCAGTGGCTGGAGGGCTGGCCGGAGCCGTGCCAGTCGCTCTTTCAGCTCCAGTTCGGATGGAGCTAGTGAGTCCTCCTCTTCGTCTTCATCCTCGTCctcccgatcccgatcccggtcACGTTCGCTCTCCCCACCACCCAAGCGATGGCGAAG GTACCGCTCAAGATGTTCCCACAGCTCCTCTTCCCGCTCCAGCTGTGGGTCATGTGGCAGGTCCCGGGACAGGTCCTCATCCTCATCGTCAGCATCCTCCTACTCATCCAGGTCCACGTCTCGTAGCCAGTCCCGCTCCCCCTCACCACGCAGGAGGAGTAACAGGCGGAGAAG ATACAGTTATGATGCACAGGACCACTACCAAAGGCAGAGGATCCTCGAGAAGGAACGTGCAATA GAGGAGCGGCGAGTTGTGTTTATTGGCAAGATCCCCAGCAGGATGACCCGGTCAGAGCTGCAGCACCGCTTCTCTGTGTTTGGGGACATCGAGGAGTGCACCCTGCACTTCCGCTCCGAGGG GGACAACTATGGCTTTGTCACCTACCGCTATGCTGAGGAAGCCTTTGCTGCCATTGAGAGTGGGCACAAACTGCGGCGCCCAGATGAGCAGCCCTTCGACCTGTGCTTTGGCGGCCGCCGGCAGTTCTGCAGGAGGAACTATGCCGACTTGG ACTCAAACCGGGAGGATTTTGACCCAGCCCCTGTCAAGAGCAAGTTTGACTCCCTGGACTTCGACACGCTGCTGCGGCAGGCACAGCGCAGCCTGCGGAGGTAG